A DNA window from Lolium rigidum isolate FL_2022 unplaced genomic scaffold, APGP_CSIRO_Lrig_0.1 contig_19480_1, whole genome shotgun sequence contains the following coding sequences:
- the LOC124680524 gene encoding nuclear transcription factor Y subunit B-8-like, translating into MENGAGVGNGAAAAAAEALPAPVAATAVREQDRLMPIANVTRIMRRMLPPHAKISDDAKELIQDCVSEFISFVTGEANERCHAEHRKTVTAEDVVWAMDNLGFDDYVMPLTAFLQRMRGCEARVGAAARAPSRAQHMATAPGNGVQVQMHRAVYAPPAPAQGYAVAMEPLVQATVVSPHIAGGQGQQGDVLCTEHAVTRQYLGNGAYAGSSRSRGGCGDEESSSSGAPVTATGTALPDPQ; encoded by the coding sequence ATGGAGAACGGCGCCGGCGTTGGCAACGGGgcagctgctgcggcggcggaggcttTGCCGGCACCGGTGGCGGCAACGGCGGTGCGGGAGCAGGACCGTCTGATGCCGATCGCGAACGTGACCCGGATCATGCGTCGCATGCTGCCTCCCCACGCCAAGATCTCGGACGACGCCAAGGAGCTGATCCAGGACTGCGTGTCGGAGTTCATCAGCTTCGTGACCGGCGAGGCGAACGAGCGGTGCCACGCCGAGCACCGCAAGACCGTCACCGCCGAGGACGTGGTCTGGGCCATGGACAACCTCGGCTTCGACGACTACGTCATGCCCCTCACCGCCTTCCTCCAGCGCATGCGCGGGTGCGAGGCCCGGGTCGGCGCCGCTGCAAGGGCGCCGTCCCGCGCGCAGCACATGGCCACCGCGCCGGGAAACGGCGTGCAGGTTCAGATGCATCGGGCCGTGTACGCGCCACCGGCTCCGGCGCAGGGGTATGCCGTCGCGATGGAGCCGCTAGTGCAGGCCACCGTCGTCTCACCGCACATCGCGGGCGGCCAGGGTCAGCAGGGCGACGTGCTTTGCACAGAACATGCTGTGACTCGGCAGTACCTTGGGAATGGAGCTTACGCGGGTAGCAGCAGGAGCCGTGGAGGCTGTGGCGACGAGGAAAGCTCGTCGAGCGGCGCGCCGGTGACGGCGACTGGCACGGCGCTCCCAGACCCACAGTAG